AGGAAGGCCGCCGCGCCGGCAAATGGCTGGTCGACCAATATAAAGACGCCAAGGAAACGGTGAATATCGTTCAGCTGGAAGGCACGACAGGCTCGGCTCCGGCCAACGACCGCAAATCCGGATTTGAGGAAGTGATCAAATCGAATCCGAATCTGAAGGTGATCGCCTCGCAAACGGGCGATTTCACGCGGGCCAAAGGAAAAGAAGTCATGCAGGCGTTTCTGAAGGCGAACAAGAACATTCAGGTTTTGTACGCACATAACGACGATATGGCGCTGGGAGCGATCCAGGCGATCGAAGCCGCAGGCCTTGTGCCGGGCAAGGATATCAAGATCATCTCCATCGACGGAGTCAAGGACGGCTTCGTCGCAGCCAGCGAAGGCAAGATCAACTTTATCGTCGAGTGCAATCCGCTGCTCGGGCCGCAGCTGATGCAGGCGGTGCGCGATGTCATCGACGGCAAGCAGCTTGCCCAGCGAATCGTCACCAAGGAGGGCGTATTCACCTCCGAAGAAGCGAAGAAAGAGCTTCCTAACCGCCAGTATTAAAGATTGGCGGAATAAATAAGGCATACGGATTGCAATCCGTAGGAGAAGGCCGTTCCATACCGCTGTTCGGCGGGAACGGCCTTTGGCCTTGAAAGGAGATTAACGGACTATGAACGAGCGGCCTCCTATTTTGCAGATGACCGGAATCCATAAGCTGTTTCCGGGGGTTAAAGCGCTCTCCGGCGTCAATTTCCGGATGTTTCCCGGCGAGATCCACGCACTCATGGGGGAGAACGGCGCAGGAAAATCGACGCTCATTAAAGTTTTGACGGGAGTGTACCCGATCGACGGAGGAACCGTCGAATTGGACGGGCAGCGCATCGCCATTGGCAGCCCGCAGGATGCGCAGAAGGCCGGGATC
The window above is part of the Paenibacillus hamazuiensis genome. Proteins encoded here:
- a CDS encoding ABC transporter substrate-binding protein, encoding MKLKKSGMAVAASLILLFTAACGSSGQKPTNASATPAPAPAAADNKAGADNKPAGGKKITLGFSQVGAESGWRTANTKSIQDSAKEAGIDLKFSDAQQKQENQIKAIRTFIQQKVDVIAFSPVVESGWDTVLKEAKDAKIPVILTDRAVDSKDTSLYRTFIGSDFVEEGRRAGKWLVDQYKDAKETVNIVQLEGTTGSAPANDRKSGFEEVIKSNPNLKVIASQTGDFTRAKGKEVMQAFLKANKNIQVLYAHNDDMALGAIQAIEAAGLVPGKDIKIISIDGVKDGFVAASEGKINFIVECNPLLGPQLMQAVRDVIDGKQLAQRIVTKEGVFTSEEAKKELPNRQY